From a region of the Schistocerca nitens isolate TAMUIC-IGC-003100 chromosome 8, iqSchNite1.1, whole genome shotgun sequence genome:
- the LOC126198785 gene encoding uncharacterized protein LOC126198785 — protein sequence MELIKKFPDRDKLTAEQCANIYCDLVDHHREHLVRHLSDDVVLDWFGRTIAGKEMLLNFFQQETHMEHKLVSVEPAGYVKIQRRPAIRKLRKQCVPDLKETMFTDECSKVEDKFPESEPKLPFYHTGKKFPRIPVQVCKETYRSALPLSRYERGQGDEENYFLEASGTIEFAITKQSPTSPKNLKLIADSSKWERNFKLHLSCILPKNEGLDPVRNLEIFQIIYSSTSRCRKNLFQAFSQA from the coding sequence atggaactaaTTAAGAAGTTTCCTGATCGAGACAAGTTGACAGCAGAACAGTGTGCAAATATTTATTGTGATCTTGTCGATCATCACCGTGAGCATCTGGTGCGCCATCTATCAGATGATGTGGTACTGGACTGGTTTGGAAGAACCATTGCAGGAAAGGAAATGCTGCTGAATTTCTTTCAACAAGAGACTCATATGGAACACAAACTGGTATCAGTTGAACCAGCAGGTTATGTTAAAATTCAGAGAAGGCCAGCAATTCGAAAGCTGAGAAAACAATGTGTACCTGAtcttaaagaaacaatgttcacagaTGAATGCTCTAAAGTAGAAGATAAGTTTCCAGAAAGTGAGCCTAAGCTTCCGTTTTACCATACAGGTAAGAAATTCCCCAGGATACCTGTACAGGTATGCAAAGAAACATACAGATCTGCTTTGCCTCTTAGTAGGTATGAAAGAGGACAAGGAGATGAAGAGAACTATTTTCTTGAAGCTAGTGGTACAATAGAATTTGCTATTACAAAACAGTCACCTACATCACCAAAAAATCTTAAGTTAATTGCTGACTCATCCAAGTGGGAGCGGAACTTTAAATTGCATCTTTCTTGCATACTCCCAAAAAACGAAGGTCTTGATCCTGTCAGAAACTTGgaaatttttcaaataatttatagCAGTACAAGCCGTTGCAGGAAGAATCTCTTTCAGGCATTTAGCCAAGCATAA